A stretch of Syntrophales bacterium DNA encodes these proteins:
- the bioB gene encoding biotin synthase BioB, translating to MFNKKIITITEKIMEDAGNSISYEEACELSVLPVDDTIDLIMCANKIRNKYKKNSVFTCSIINAKSGFCPENCAFCAQSAHHKTEIETYPLLSEEELVDNALRMYEAGATKYSMVTSGTMLTDEEIKTISRAASNIKEKTDLMICASLGMLTEPMARRLKEGGITTYHHNLETARSYFDQICTTHDYDEDIQTVKFAQSTGLKACSGGILGLGETWEQRIELAFTLKELDVDIVPINFLNPVAGTRMESMPLLSPMEALKCIALFRFINPGKDITICGGREVTLQDYQSWTFMAGANGLMIGNYLTTQGRNAEMDTNMIQEMGLI from the coding sequence ATGTTCAACAAAAAGATAATTACCATAACTGAAAAAATTATGGAAGATGCCGGAAATTCCATCTCTTATGAAGAGGCTTGTGAACTTTCCGTACTTCCTGTCGATGATACCATCGACCTGATAATGTGTGCCAATAAGATCAGGAATAAATACAAAAAAAACAGTGTTTTTACATGCTCCATAATCAACGCCAAATCCGGTTTTTGCCCTGAAAACTGCGCCTTCTGTGCCCAATCGGCACATCATAAAACCGAAATTGAAACGTATCCCTTATTGAGTGAAGAAGAGCTCGTAGATAATGCTCTTCGGATGTACGAAGCGGGTGCTACAAAATACTCGATGGTAACCAGCGGGACCATGCTTACAGACGAAGAAATTAAAACGATCAGCCGGGCAGCGTCAAACATTAAGGAGAAGACCGACCTTATGATTTGTGCCTCACTGGGCATGCTGACCGAGCCGATGGCAAGACGGTTGAAAGAGGGCGGAATCACAACCTATCATCACAACCTTGAGACCGCACGGAGCTATTTTGACCAGATTTGTACAACCCATGACTATGATGAAGATATTCAGACGGTCAAATTTGCCCAATCAACCGGTCTCAAGGCCTGCTCGGGGGGTATTTTAGGGCTGGGTGAGACGTGGGAGCAGCGTATCGAACTGGCCTTTACACTCAAAGAGCTGGACGTCGACATAGTACCGATAAATTTTCTCAATCCCGTCGCCGGCACCAGAATGGAAAGTATGCCTTTGCTGTCACCTATGGAAGCATTGAAGTGCATTGCCCTTTTCAGGTTTATAAACCCCGGAAAGGATATAACCATATGCGGTGGCAGAGAGGTAACTCTCCAAGATTATCAGTCATGGACATTTATGGCGGGTGCAAACGGATTGATGATAGGAAACTACCTTACCACACAGGGTAGAAATGCCGAAATGGATACAAATATGATCCAGGAGATGGGGCTTATTTAA
- the bioA gene encoding adenosylmethionine--8-amino-7-oxononanoate transaminase, with translation MEATTERNRQLEIDDKKYIWHPFTQMQDYVKETPLIIEEGNGCILKDTYGNEYIDGVSSLWTNVHGHRKEKLDNALKKQISTIAHSTLLGLSNPPAIECAKKLIEIAPEGLTKVFYSDNGSTAVEIALKMAFQYHQQADTGDPGKTRFISLTNAYHGDTIGSVSVGGIGLFHATYKSLLFPSIHVESPYCYRCPFGKTQDSCDFECFKNLEETIEAHCHEAAAFVIEPLVQGAAGMLVQPLGYLEKVRELCTKHHVIMIADEVAVGFGRTGKMFACEHEGVTPDIMAVAKGISGGYMPLAATLTSEDIYRGFLADYDEFKTFFHGHTYTGNPLACAVSLANLEIFEEERTLENLREKIEHLTNNLKPFVSLDHVGEIRQRGFMVGIELVADKESKEPYPPKDRIGHSVIMEARKHGVIIRPLGDVIILMPPLSISTDELDRLCDAVYRSIRAVTEE, from the coding sequence ATGGAAGCAACGACCGAGCGGAACAGACAACTGGAAATTGATGACAAAAAATATATCTGGCACCCATTTACCCAGATGCAGGACTATGTGAAGGAAACCCCTCTCATAATCGAAGAGGGGAATGGATGCATCTTAAAGGATACCTACGGAAATGAATACATAGACGGCGTTTCCTCACTCTGGACCAACGTACACGGCCACAGAAAAGAAAAATTGGATAACGCCCTCAAAAAACAGATCAGCACGATTGCTCATTCAACCCTGCTGGGACTATCCAATCCTCCGGCCATCGAGTGCGCGAAAAAACTGATCGAAATTGCACCGGAAGGTCTGACTAAGGTCTTCTATTCAGACAACGGTTCCACTGCTGTTGAGATTGCCCTCAAGATGGCCTTTCAGTATCATCAGCAGGCAGATACGGGCGATCCAGGTAAGACCAGATTTATCTCGCTTACCAATGCGTATCATGGAGATACCATAGGTTCCGTTAGTGTGGGGGGGATCGGTCTCTTCCACGCTACATATAAATCCCTTCTCTTTCCCTCCATCCATGTCGAATCGCCGTACTGTTATCGATGTCCATTCGGAAAGACTCAGGATTCCTGTGATTTTGAATGTTTCAAAAATCTGGAAGAGACGATAGAGGCACACTGCCATGAGGCCGCCGCCTTTGTGATTGAACCTCTGGTTCAGGGGGCCGCGGGTATGCTGGTTCAGCCCCTGGGTTACCTTGAAAAAGTGAGGGAACTCTGTACAAAACACCATGTCATCATGATTGCCGATGAAGTAGCAGTTGGTTTCGGGAGGACAGGTAAGATGTTTGCGTGTGAACATGAAGGGGTGACGCCGGATATAATGGCCGTAGCCAAGGGTATTTCCGGGGGGTATATGCCTCTGGCGGCAACTCTCACCAGCGAAGATATCTACCGCGGATTTTTAGCGGATTATGACGAATTCAAGACCTTTTTTCATGGACATACTTATACGGGGAATCCCCTGGCCTGCGCAGTTTCTCTGGCCAATCTGGAGATCTTTGAAGAGGAGCGGACACTGGAAAACCTTCGGGAGAAAATCGAACACCTGACAAACAATTTGAAGCCATTCGTATCACTGGATCACGTGGGCGAAATACGTCAGCGGGGATTTATGGTGGGAATAGAGCTTGTAGCAGATAAAGAATCGAAAGAACCTTATCCCCCAAAAGATAGAATAGGACACAGTGTAATAATGGAAGCAAGAAAGCACGGTGTAATAATACGCCCGCTCGGAGATGTGATTATCCTGATGCCCCCGCTCAGCATCTCAACAGATGAACTGGACAGGCTCTGTGATGCTGTATACAGATCGATCAGGGCGGTTACGGAAGAGTAG
- a CDS encoding acyl carrier protein codes for MDILEQIKKILIEILDIENQEITPETYVIRDLDAESIDLLELAVALNSKFNIEVKDDELFLRTFRFHMTEAEEQGSDTVQYLVHKFPFLTKSRVEEIMSDLEGGPTLKVKDLISYVAWRSE; via the coding sequence ATGGATATTTTAGAACAAATAAAGAAAATTTTGATAGAAATCCTCGATATAGAAAATCAGGAGATTACACCTGAAACCTACGTTATAAGAGATCTGGATGCAGAATCGATTGATCTTTTAGAGCTGGCGGTGGCGTTGAACTCAAAATTTAATATAGAAGTTAAAGACGATGAACTCTTTCTCAGGACATTCAGGTTTCACATGACCGAGGCAGAAGAGCAGGGGAGCGATACCGTGCAATACCTTGTGCATAAGTTTCCGTTCCTCACCAAAAGCAGGGTGGAAGAAATCATGTCGGATCTCGAAGGTGGTCCCACGCTCAAGGTTAAAGACCTTATCAGTTATGTAGCCTGGCGGAGTGAATGA
- a CDS encoding type II toxin-antitoxin system VapC family toxin: MMKLLLDTHILLWSLLDPARLAMEVSAELENPTNELWLSPISTWEIIILAERGRIVLDAEPAHWMRDVFKAIAFKEAPVNHEVAIQSRMIDFAQEDPADRFLVATAIVYDLTLVTADRWLIDSKACSILPNNTSSQTG, encoded by the coding sequence ATGATGAAACTGTTACTGGATACACATATTTTATTGTGGAGCCTTCTGGATCCAGCACGCCTCGCCATGGAAGTTTCAGCAGAGTTGGAGAATCCCACCAATGAACTGTGGCTTTCCCCGATCAGCACATGGGAAATAATAATACTTGCTGAAAGGGGGCGCATTGTTTTGGATGCTGAACCGGCACACTGGATGAGGGATGTATTCAAAGCAATCGCTTTTAAAGAAGCTCCTGTTAATCATGAAGTCGCCATTCAGAGCCGCATGATTGATTTTGCCCAGGAGGACCCGGCTGACCGATTTTTGGTTGCAACGGCCATTGTCTATGATCTCACCCTGGTCACCGCTGACAGGTGGCTTATTGATTCTAAAGCGTGTTCTATACTGCCAAATAACACAAGTTCACAAACAGGTTAA
- a CDS encoding DUF933 domain-containing protein — MENRLERLEWFQKRGQKTNALALEERALRKVAEQLNNNQPIRNLDLDEDEEKTIRGFQFLTKKPFLVILNSDETVFGQNKNIMGEIESRYNVIEFAGSFETELTCLNDEEAKIFMEDIGIKKSARERLTQFAYRTLGYVSFFTIGEDEVRAWSIHGGDTAVNAAGAIHSDLARGFIRAECFTYDELIECGSEKGVRANGSFRLEGKDYIVRDGDVLSIRFSV, encoded by the coding sequence GTGGAAAACAGGCTTGAGAGGCTTGAATGGTTCCAGAAACGGGGGCAAAAAACGAATGCGCTTGCACTGGAAGAAAGAGCTCTCCGAAAAGTCGCGGAGCAACTCAACAACAATCAACCCATCCGGAACCTCGATCTTGATGAAGATGAAGAGAAAACGATACGCGGTTTTCAATTTCTCACGAAAAAACCGTTTCTTGTTATCCTGAACTCGGATGAAACCGTTTTCGGACAGAATAAGAATATCATGGGCGAAATCGAATCGCGGTACAACGTCATTGAATTCGCCGGCAGCTTCGAAACGGAATTGACTTGCCTCAACGATGAAGAAGCGAAAATCTTTATGGAAGATATCGGCATCAAAAAGTCTGCCCGGGAGAGACTGACACAATTCGCGTACAGGACGCTCGGGTACGTAAGCTTTTTTACCATCGGTGAAGATGAAGTACGGGCATGGAGTATTCATGGTGGAGATACGGCGGTAAATGCGGCCGGCGCCATTCATTCCGATCTCGCGCGGGGATTTATCCGCGCGGAATGTTTTACATACGATGAATTAATCGAATGCGGGTCGGAAAAAGGGGTGCGGGCGAACGGCAGCTTCCGGCTGGAAGGAAAAGATTACATCGTCCGGGACGGCGATGTTCTGAGCATTAGATTCAGCGTCTGA
- a CDS encoding ATP-binding protein yields the protein MERIASTYIFDPKMTAGKMIFLSGPRQVGKTTFAQMWLKNTGAEGTYFNWDDPTVMVEYKRNPLYFKSIIEERFGREPVPIVFDEIHKHKQWRNILKGFFDINKERMQLLVTGSGRFDTYQRSGDSLLGRYFSYQMFPMGIPEAVGDFSYVINNGDVYADGDKLAKISRDAIAEGAEEGSELLWKFGGFPEPFLRGEEEFHRRWQKDYKTLIAREEVRDLSQIQDIRGVETLVEVLPAKVGSPLSIKSLSDDLGYNQRTIARWIEVLSALYLVFTLRPWHKKIARAIKKEPKLYFYDWSLLSDRGNRFENFVAVSLIRMAARLTEKGLGEFEINYIRDREKREVDFVLVRDGSPICLFETKEGGRDISRHGRHFSEKLGIPYYQIVRRAERVEAFPGNCFIVPATNFLMLTG from the coding sequence ATGGAAAGAATTGCAAGCACTTACATATTTGATCCTAAGATGACTGCCGGGAAGATGATCTTCCTGTCAGGTCCCAGGCAGGTCGGTAAGACCACCTTTGCGCAGATGTGGTTGAAGAATACCGGCGCCGAGGGTACATACTTTAACTGGGATGACCCGACGGTAATGGTGGAGTATAAGAGAAATCCGCTTTATTTCAAAAGTATCATAGAGGAAAGGTTTGGAAGAGAGCCCGTTCCGATTGTCTTCGACGAGATACATAAACATAAACAGTGGCGGAACATACTAAAAGGATTTTTTGATATCAACAAAGAGAGAATGCAACTGCTTGTGACGGGTTCGGGTCGGTTCGATACCTATCAGAGATCCGGTGACTCCCTGTTGGGGCGGTACTTTTCATATCAAATGTTTCCCATGGGTATTCCAGAGGCAGTCGGTGATTTTTCATATGTTATCAATAACGGTGACGTCTATGCCGACGGCGATAAACTGGCTAAAATCTCAAGGGACGCGATTGCAGAAGGGGCAGAGGAAGGATCCGAACTACTGTGGAAATTCGGCGGTTTCCCGGAACCTTTTTTAAGGGGGGAGGAAGAATTTCACCGTCGATGGCAGAAAGATTACAAAACATTGATCGCACGGGAAGAGGTGAGAGATCTCTCGCAGATCCAGGATATCAGGGGTGTTGAAACGCTGGTAGAGGTGCTTCCTGCGAAAGTTGGTTCACCATTAAGTATAAAATCGCTCAGCGATGATCTGGGATATAACCAGAGGACAATAGCCCGATGGATCGAGGTGCTGAGTGCGTTATATCTTGTGTTTACTCTACGCCCCTGGCACAAAAAAATTGCCAGGGCAATAAAAAAAGAACCCAAGCTATACTTTTACGATTGGTCCCTCCTGTCTGACCGGGGGAATCGATTTGAAAACTTTGTTGCGGTAAGCCTTATCAGAATGGCGGCAAGGTTAACCGAAAAAGGTCTTGGTGAGTTCGAAATCAACTATATACGGGACCGTGAAAAGAGGGAAGTGGACTTTGTGCTGGTACGGGACGGCAGCCCGATTTGTCTCTTCGAAACAAAAGAAGGCGGCAGGGACATCAGCCGCCACGGAAGGCATTTTAGTGAAAAACTGGGAATCCCGTACTACCAGATTGTCCGCCGGGCGGAAAGAGTAGAAGCGTTTCCAGGAAACTGTTTTATTGTTCCGGCAACAAATTTTCTGATGCTGACGGGATAA
- a CDS encoding type II toxin-antitoxin system prevent-host-death family antitoxin, translated as MKEETIAISKFKATCLAVLNKVKQTGQPVLVTRRGEPIALIEPPPKPQMRESWLGMFRSRGTITGDIVSPAVSSREWEALGQ; from the coding sequence ATGAAAGAAGAGACTATCGCGATATCAAAATTCAAGGCCACATGCCTGGCGGTTTTGAACAAGGTGAAACAAACAGGACAACCTGTTCTAGTTACGCGCCGGGGAGAACCTATTGCCCTTATTGAACCACCCCCAAAACCACAGATGCGTGAGTCGTGGCTGGGAATGTTCCGTTCGAGGGGAACGATCACGGGAGATATTGTATCTCCTGCAGTCAGTTCACGTGAATGGGAGGCTCTGGGGCAATGA
- a CDS encoding biotin--[acetyl-CoA-carboxylase] ligase codes for MTTKEQLLSYLKKEMGNWVSGESLSNKLAVSRAAVWKHIGKLKADGYIIESSPKKGYLLSKISDLLLPAEIEEGLDTRVFGKGNIVYLNEIDSTNIKAKELAAMGAPEGTVVVAEKQTNGRGRRGRSWFSPSGDGIYASLILRPVMSPIELPRITLMTAVAVSDALLSLTQLKIRIKWPNDILVNGKKIAGILTEISTEMDEVDYIIVGLGLNVNTPSESFPEEIREEATSISTEMGRHFPRAPIVREYLRWYEKYYEMFKKRGFESIMHRWKELADITGEQIMVDVLGEKYVGEVLDVGNDGVLLLMDKEGNTHRIFSGDVQIIGARP; via the coding sequence ATGACTACAAAAGAGCAATTGCTATCATACCTGAAAAAGGAGATGGGAAACTGGGTTTCAGGCGAGTCGCTGAGCAACAAGCTGGCGGTCAGCCGAGCTGCCGTTTGGAAACATATCGGCAAATTGAAAGCAGATGGCTATATTATAGAGTCCTCCCCTAAAAAAGGGTATCTTTTGAGTAAGATTTCCGATCTGCTATTACCCGCTGAGATTGAGGAAGGACTTGATACCAGAGTCTTCGGGAAAGGAAATATTGTCTACCTTAATGAAATAGATTCAACCAATATAAAGGCAAAAGAGTTGGCAGCTATGGGCGCCCCTGAAGGGACGGTAGTCGTCGCGGAGAAACAGACGAACGGAAGGGGAAGAAGAGGTCGAAGCTGGTTTTCACCTTCGGGTGATGGAATCTATGCTTCCCTTATCTTGAGGCCGGTCATGTCTCCGATCGAGTTACCGAGAATCACCCTGATGACAGCGGTTGCGGTATCAGATGCCCTGCTTTCACTTACGCAATTAAAAATCAGGATCAAGTGGCCCAATGATATCCTCGTGAACGGGAAAAAGATAGCCGGTATCCTTACAGAGATCAGTACAGAAATGGACGAGGTGGACTATATCATCGTTGGTCTCGGACTGAATGTTAACACGCCATCTGAAAGTTTTCCCGAGGAGATAAGGGAAGAGGCCACGTCAATTTCAACAGAGATGGGAAGACACTTTCCCAGAGCGCCGATTGTCCGTGAATACCTTCGATGGTATGAAAAGTATTACGAGATGTTTAAAAAAAGAGGGTTTGAATCCATTATGCACCGGTGGAAGGAACTTGCCGATATCACCGGAGAGCAGATTATGGTTGACGTGCTCGGTGAGAAGTATGTCGGGGAAGTCCTCGATGTTGGCAATGATGGAGTCTTGCTCCTGATGGATAAAGAGGGAAATACTCACAGGATATTTTCGGGGGACGTGCAAATAATAGGGGCACGCCCGTGA
- a CDS encoding GTPase produces the protein MKIGLIGLPNSGKTTIFNALTKMEAHVTTYSNAKAEPNVAVVKVNDDRLIRLTDMYKPKKTTGATIEMIDFPSLKEGSAKNGSFSGNSMEWIKNTDALALVVRNFNDDLAGDPTPLGDID, from the coding sequence ATGAAAATTGGACTGATCGGCTTGCCCAATTCGGGGAAGACGACAATTTTTAACGCGCTTACGAAAATGGAGGCCCACGTCACCACATACTCCAACGCAAAGGCGGAACCGAATGTGGCCGTCGTCAAGGTAAACGATGATCGCCTGATTCGCCTCACCGATATGTACAAGCCGAAGAAGACCACCGGCGCTACAATTGAAATGATCGATTTCCCCAGCTTGAAGGAAGGTTCCGCAAAGAACGGTTCTTTTTCAGGAAACTCCATGGAATGGATCAAAAACACAGATGCCCTGGCCCTGGTGGTGCGCAACTTTAATGATGACCTGGCGGGAGATCCCACGCCTCTTGGCGACATTGACTAA
- a CDS encoding SDR family oxidoreductase translates to MKLNFSGNSTLILGGSCDLAIALAECVIKASLSPILTYRNEKGQKYISEKLGAFAGKYRYFYLNLGDRDSLDSLFEQIGDDIDFLVDFAQSDFESYIASADEDSVRRYFAENISFRAEILKRASRAMLKKKRGRLVFVSSSAADRPNPGQGFYAAAKLASEALYKNLGVELGERGITTVTLRPGYIDAGRGKTYMQTREEEVLRMVPIKRAITEAEVAETILFLLSDSAAGFNATEIVLDGGLTAGK, encoded by the coding sequence ATGAAACTCAATTTTTCAGGCAATAGCACCCTGATCCTGGGCGGCAGTTGCGATCTTGCCATAGCTCTTGCCGAATGCGTGATTAAAGCGTCTCTTTCTCCGATCCTGACCTACAGAAACGAAAAGGGACAGAAGTACATATCGGAAAAATTGGGGGCATTTGCGGGAAAATACAGATATTTTTATCTCAACCTCGGCGACCGTGATTCCCTGGATTCCCTGTTTGAGCAGATCGGCGACGACATCGATTTTCTGGTAGATTTCGCCCAAAGCGATTTTGAAAGCTATATAGCATCCGCCGATGAGGACAGCGTCCGCCGTTATTTTGCTGAAAATATTTCTTTTCGCGCGGAAATCCTGAAAAGGGCGTCAAGGGCGATGCTGAAAAAGAAAAGGGGGCGTCTTGTTTTTGTTTCCTCATCGGCGGCGGACAGGCCCAATCCCGGTCAGGGTTTTTACGCGGCCGCCAAACTGGCCTCGGAGGCGCTTTACAAAAACCTGGGGGTGGAATTGGGAGAACGCGGGATTACCACTGTGACGCTGCGCCCCGGTTATATCGACGCGGGGCGGGGAAAAACATATATGCAGACAAGAGAGGAAGAAGTTCTCAGGATGGTACCTATAAAAAGGGCCATTACCGAAGCCGAGGTGGCGGAAACCATCCTCTTTCTCCTTTCAGACAGCGCCGCGGGCTTTAACGCCACCGAAATTGTCCTGGATGGCGGGCTGACCGCGGGGAAGTAA
- a CDS encoding nitroreductase family protein, translating to MSHLDELINKRRSIRKYKTDVPPEDWINSMIRYAAMAPSPKNSRPVRFIKIVSPESRDNLYRAMANGQKRRLQSAQKSSTPNKLKNRINMYWRFSKFMFDAPVLFAVGAVSPERGSSGKLPRTGINKKVGRGDTDIDITVGLAVKGFLLKGEELGLGTCIMTAPFTFVRDVENILGIEDVKIKCFVTVGFPDEKPDAPERINVADICREI from the coding sequence ATGTCACATTTAGATGAGCTTATTAACAAGAGAAGAAGTATAAGAAAATATAAAACTGATGTTCCCCCAGAGGATTGGATCAATAGCATGATTCGCTACGCCGCGATGGCACCTTCTCCCAAAAACAGCCGTCCGGTTAGATTTATCAAAATTGTCTCCCCCGAAAGCAGGGATAATCTTTACCGGGCTATGGCTAATGGGCAAAAGAGACGTTTGCAAAGCGCACAGAAAAGCAGCACTCCGAATAAACTGAAAAACCGGATCAATATGTACTGGCGATTCTCGAAATTCATGTTTGATGCACCTGTCCTTTTTGCTGTGGGGGCGGTTTCTCCAGAGCGGGGTTCTTCAGGGAAATTGCCCCGGACCGGGATAAATAAAAAAGTTGGCAGAGGTGATACCGATATAGATATCACAGTGGGCCTCGCCGTAAAGGGATTTCTCCTCAAAGGGGAAGAGCTTGGTCTTGGTACGTGTATCATGACGGCACCTTTTACATTTGTCCGGGATGTGGAAAATATCCTTGGAATAGAGGACGTAAAGATTAAATGCTTTGTTACCGTTGGCTTCCCGGATGAAAAACCGGATGCACCTGAAAGAATAAACGTTGCCGATATCTGTCGTGAGATTTAA
- a CDS encoding beta-ketoacyl-[acyl-carrier-protein] synthase family protein, translated as MARRVVITSIGVISSLGFTPGQIIDNLKNGKVAFGRSSFDDSVVTCPVGNFDIKKFTGPFKDRRYLNRGAQFSTASAMEAVKNAGIDEELLGKAGLFTGAGPNLDIGGEFPEIQEGKLDRKDLMALWILKFLPNTAASSIARLTGIHGENIVSTAACAASLQAIGEAFRKIKDGYLDLAFAGGGDSRLSSGGLLAYKKAYALFAGDGDPESASRPFDSKRAGFVPGEGGAFFLLEEMGHAQRREVKMYGEISGFGSSIDGHAMTAPDPDGKWGETAVRTAFHEAGISPNQVDVVSAHGTGTLLNDAMEANMINRIYDRHTPCVIALKSWIGHISAACGALELAISLICMQNDYLPEVRNLDDPCHPGINFVRKGKTCSIDTVVVENFGFGGHNSALVIKKA; from the coding sequence ATGGCGAGAAGAGTTGTCATTACATCGATCGGAGTCATTTCTTCTCTCGGTTTTACACCGGGGCAGATCATTGACAATCTGAAGAACGGAAAAGTTGCGTTTGGAAGATCCTCTTTCGATGACAGTGTGGTTACATGCCCCGTAGGGAACTTTGATATCAAAAAATTTACCGGCCCATTTAAAGACAGACGTTATCTGAACAGGGGGGCGCAGTTCTCAACGGCATCGGCCATGGAGGCCGTGAAAAACGCAGGAATCGACGAAGAACTGCTTGGGAAGGCCGGTCTGTTCACGGGAGCCGGTCCCAACCTCGACATCGGTGGGGAGTTTCCTGAAATCCAGGAAGGAAAACTGGACCGGAAGGATCTTATGGCACTCTGGATTTTGAAGTTTCTCCCGAATACTGCCGCTTCTTCTATTGCCAGATTAACAGGAATTCACGGAGAGAACATTGTATCAACCGCTGCGTGTGCTGCTTCGCTGCAGGCCATAGGTGAGGCCTTCCGAAAGATAAAAGATGGGTACCTGGATCTGGCATTTGCCGGTGGAGGTGATTCCCGTTTAAGTTCTGGAGGACTCCTCGCCTACAAAAAAGCGTATGCTCTTTTTGCCGGAGATGGTGATCCTGAAAGTGCAAGCCGGCCCTTTGACAGTAAAAGAGCCGGGTTTGTTCCCGGGGAGGGAGGTGCTTTTTTTCTCCTTGAAGAGATGGGCCACGCACAAAGACGCGAAGTAAAAATGTATGGTGAAATCTCTGGTTTCGGGAGCTCGATTGATGGTCACGCCATGACCGCTCCGGACCCGGATGGAAAATGGGGAGAAACGGCGGTACGTACGGCATTTCATGAGGCGGGAATTTCCCCCAATCAGGTTGATGTTGTCTCTGCTCATGGAACCGGTACGCTTCTCAATGATGCAATGGAAGCGAATATGATAAATCGCATCTATGATCGACACACCCCTTGCGTCATTGCGCTGAAATCATGGATCGGGCATATATCGGCTGCCTGTGGCGCTCTGGAGCTGGCCATCTCTCTTATCTGCATGCAAAACGATTATCTCCCCGAGGTAAGAAACTTAGACGATCCCTGCCATCCAGGGATTAACTTTGTTCGAAAGGGGAAGACATGTTCTATAGATACGGTAGTGGTGGAAAACTTCGGTTTCGGTGGCCATAACAGTGCTTTGGTCATCAAAAAAGCTTGA